A stretch of Thermotoga sp. SG1 DNA encodes these proteins:
- the truB gene encoding tRNA pseudouridine(55) synthase TruB: protein MKHGVLVAYKPKGPTSHDVVDEVRKKLKTRKVGHGGTLDPFACGVLILGVNQGTRLLEFYKNLNKVYWVKMRLGLITETFDITGEVVEERECNVTEEEIKEAIFSFVGEYDQVPPAYSAKKYRGERLYKLAREGKIIRLPPRRVKIFRIWDVVIDGKTVSFRVEVSPGTYVRSLCMDIGYKLGCGATVVELVRESVGPHTLEESLNVFEASPEEIENRVIPMERCLEWLPRVVIFQDFSERILNGSQVFLEMLKEWDEFRKEDTVRVFDEEGNLLALAEAERNASFLRTLKRQGRNERVLKLKKVFNTR, encoded by the coding sequence ATGAAACACGGAGTCCTCGTAGCCTACAAGCCGAAGGGTCCAACCTCACACGATGTGGTGGATGAAGTACGAAAGAAGCTGAAAACACGGAAGGTGGGACACGGTGGAACCCTGGATCCCTTCGCCTGCGGTGTGCTCATTCTAGGGGTGAACCAGGGAACGCGTCTTCTTGAGTTCTACAAGAACCTGAACAAGGTCTACTGGGTGAAGATGAGGCTCGGGCTGATTACAGAGACCTTCGACATAACGGGAGAAGTCGTCGAAGAAAGAGAGTGCAACGTCACGGAGGAGGAAATAAAAGAGGCCATCTTTTCTTTCGTTGGAGAGTACGATCAAGTACCACCCGCTTATTCTGCGAAGAAATACAGGGGCGAGAGACTCTACAAACTGGCAAGAGAGGGTAAAATCATAAGACTTCCTCCAAGAAGGGTGAAGATCTTCAGAATCTGGGATGTGGTGATAGATGGAAAAACCGTCTCTTTCAGGGTGGAGGTCTCGCCCGGAACTTATGTGAGGTCTCTCTGCATGGACATCGGATACAAACTTGGTTGTGGGGCGACCGTCGTAGAGCTTGTGAGAGAGAGTGTGGGGCCGCACACCCTCGAAGAAAGTCTCAACGTCTTCGAAGCATCGCCGGAGGAGATAGAAAACAGAGTGATCCCGATGGAAAGGTGCCTGGAGTGGCTCCCACGCGTGGTGATCTTTCAGGATTTTTCTGAAAGGATCCTCAACGGATCCCAGGTGTTTCTGGAGATGCTGAAGGAATGGGATGAGTTCAGGAAGGAAGACACGGTGAGAGTCTTCGATGAAGAGGGAAATCTTCTTGCGCTCGCGGAGGCAGAGAGAAACGCTTCTTTTCTTCGTACATTGAAAAGACAGGGCAGGAACGAACGAGTTTTGAAATTGAAAAAGGTTTTCAACACGAGGTGA
- the rbfA gene encoding 30S ribosome-binding factor RbfA, with amino-acid sequence MHPLYRKAMLESEIQKLLAEALRQLRDPRLKKEFVTFSRVELSKDKKYADVYVSFLGSPQERKEAVEILNRAKGFFRTYVAKNLKLYVAPEIRFYEDKGIEASVRVHQLLNQLGFDPFKHEEEEGENKE; translated from the coding sequence ATGCATCCTCTCTATAGAAAGGCGATGTTGGAATCGGAGATACAGAAACTTCTGGCCGAGGCGCTTCGACAGCTGAGAGATCCACGTTTGAAGAAAGAATTTGTGACCTTTTCTCGCGTCGAACTTTCAAAGGACAAGAAATACGCTGACGTTTACGTAAGTTTTCTGGGAAGTCCTCAGGAGCGAAAGGAAGCGGTGGAAATATTGAACAGGGCAAAGGGTTTCTTCAGAACCTATGTGGCAAAGAATCTGAAACTCTACGTTGCTCCGGAGATTCGCTTCTACGAAGACAAAGGAATAGAAGCGAGCGTCAGGGTACATCAGTTGCTGAATCAACTGGGCTTCGATCCGTTTAAACACGAAGAAGAGGAAGGTGAAAACAAGGAATGA
- a CDS encoding HDOD domain-containing protein, which translates to MIMALKIIDKILEGIDKLPSPNIVVQRIVAVCSNPVASSSEVANTLMMDASLSARVLKLANSAYYGIPRKITTLSEAVMILGFKTVRNLALSVFTYDMIFKNRSSSIDREKLWAHFIATAVASETIAETVGYPLKEEIFIAGLLHDIGKVVYDFLLSDVLEMEVRIAQKLKKNLIEVEEELEVPPHTEVGAKLLKNWNFPDLLVFTADYHHRVDANPNELFINQVSMVHVGDVLANLMMKGASLSWGDPVLSHFALNTLRLKPRLVLRVLERSREKYEKAKEFLSLD; encoded by the coding sequence ATGATCATGGCACTGAAGATAATCGATAAGATACTCGAGGGTATCGACAAGTTACCATCTCCCAACATCGTCGTTCAAAGGATAGTGGCCGTGTGTTCAAATCCGGTTGCTTCTTCCTCGGAAGTTGCCAACACCCTCATGATGGATGCAAGTCTCAGTGCCAGGGTCTTGAAACTTGCAAATTCTGCTTATTACGGGATTCCCCGGAAAATAACAACCCTGAGTGAAGCAGTCATGATACTGGGATTCAAGACTGTCAGGAACCTTGCTTTGAGCGTTTTCACCTACGATATGATCTTCAAGAACAGATCCTCTAGCATCGACAGAGAAAAACTCTGGGCGCACTTTATTGCAACGGCCGTTGCCTCAGAAACCATTGCAGAGACAGTCGGTTACCCGCTGAAGGAAGAGATATTCATAGCGGGACTACTCCACGACATAGGAAAAGTGGTTTACGACTTTCTTCTCTCTGACGTTCTGGAGATGGAGGTAAGAATCGCTCAGAAGTTAAAGAAGAACCTGATCGAAGTGGAAGAGGAACTGGAGGTGCCCCCTCACACCGAAGTTGGGGCAAAGCTTCTGAAAAACTGGAATTTTCCGGATCTTCTTGTTTTCACAGCAGACTATCATCATCGAGTTGATGCAAACCCCAACGAACTGTTCATCAATCAGGTGTCGATGGTCCATGTTGGGGATGTCCTGGCGAACCTCATGATGAAAGGTGCGTCTCTTTCGTGGGGAGATCCTGTTCTTTCTCATTTTGCTCTGAACACACTCAGATTGAAGCCACGTCTTGTTTTAAGAGTTCTTGAGAGATCCAGGGAAAAATACGAGAAGGCAAAGGAGTTTCTGAGTCTGGATTAG